Proteins encoded by one window of Nomascus leucogenys isolate Asia chromosome 19, Asia_NLE_v1, whole genome shotgun sequence:
- the SPPL2C gene encoding signal peptide peptidase-like 2C: MACLGFLLPVGFLLLISTVARGKYGVAHVVSENWSKDYCIVFSSNYVTLPRDLHHAPLLPLYDGTKAPWCPGEDSPHQAQLGSPSQRPLRQTTAMVMRGNCSFHTKGWLAQGQGAHGLLIVSRVSDQQCSDTTLAPQDPRQPLADLSIPVAMLRYTDMLDILSHTRAEAVVRVAMYAPPEPIIDYNMLVIFILAVGTVAAGGYWAGLTEANRLQRRRARRGGGPGGHHQPWEAAAAEGAQKEDNEDIPVDFTPAMTGVVVTLSCSIMLLLYFFYDHFVYVTIGIFGLGAGIGLYSCLSPLVRRLSLRQYQRPPHGLWASLPLPLLLLASLCTTVIVFWMAYRHEDRWAWLLQDTLGISYCLFVLHRVRLPTLKNCSSFLLALLAFDVFFVFVTPFFTKTGESIMAQVALGPAESSSHERLPMVLKVPRLRVSALTLCSQPFSILGFGDIVVPGFLVAYCCRFDVQVHSRQVYFVACTVAYAVGLLVTFMAMVLMQMGQPALLYLVSSTLLTSLAVAACRQELSLFWTGQGRAKMSGLCCAPSAGSRQKQEGAADAHTASTLERGTSQGAGDLDSNPGEDTTEIVTISENEATNPEDCSDSSEGWSDAHLDPNELPFIPPGASEGLMPVMPMAMLIPLMPLMPPPSELDHIHAQAHDTGLPWAGLHKRKGLKVRKSMSTQAPL; this comes from the coding sequence ATGGCGTGCTTGGGCTTCCTCCTCCCCGTGGGCTTCCTCCTCCTTATCAGCACCGTGGCCCGGGGAAAGTACGGCGTGGCCCACGTGGTGTCGGAGAATTGGAGCAAGGACTACTGTATCGTGTTCAGCTCCAACTACGTCACCCTCCCCCGGGACCTGCACCACGCCCCACTCCTGCCCCTGTATGACGGCACCAAGGCACCCTGGTGCCCGGGCGAGGATTccccccaccaggcccagctcgGCTCCCCCAGCCAGCGGCCCCTCCGCCAGACCACTGCCATGGTCATGAGGGGTAACTGCAGCTTCCACACGAAAGGCTGGCTGGCTCAGGGCCAGGGTGCCCACGGGCTGCTCATCGTGAGCCGGGTCAGCGACCAACAGTGCTCAGACACCACCCTGGCACCCCAGGATCCCCGCCAGCCCCTGGCAGACCTCAGCATCCCTGTGGCTATGCTCCGCTACACTGACATGCTGGACATCCTCAGCCACACTCGTGCGGAGGCCGTCGTCCGCGTGGCCATGTACGCACCCCCTGAGCCCATCATCGACTACAACATGCTGGTCATCTTCATCCTGGCTGTGGGCACAGTGGCCGCAGGCGGCTACTGGGCCGGCCTGACCGAAGCCAACCGGCTACAGCGGCGCCGTGCCCGAAGAGGAGGGGGGCCTGGTGGTCACCATCAGCCGtgggaagcagcagcagctgagGGAGCCCAGAAGGAAGATAATGAGGACATCCCAGTGGACTTCACGCCGGCCATGACAGGCGTGGTGGTCACCCTGTCCTGCTCGATCATGCTGCTGCTCTACTTCTTCTATGACCACTTTGTCTATGTCACCATCGGGATCTTTGGCCTGGGTGCTGGCATTGGCCTCTACAGCTGCCTGTCACCCCTGGTGCGCCGCCTGTCCCTGCGGCAGTACCAGAGGCCTCCGCATGGCCTCTGGGCCTCTCTGCCgctgcctctgctgctgctggcGAGCCTGTGCACAACCGTGATCGTCTTCTGGATGGCCTACCGCCACGAGGACCGCTGGGCGTGGCTTCTGCAGGACACACTGGGCATTTCCTACTGCCTGTTCGTCCTGCACCGTGTGCGGCTGCCCACTCTCAAGAACTGCTCCTCCTTCCTGCTGGCCCTGCTGGCCTTTGATGTCTTCTTTGTCTTCGTCACCCCCTTCTTCACCAAAACCGGTGAGAGCATCATGGCGCAGGTTGCCTTGGGCCCTGCAGAGTCTTCAAGCCACGAGAGGCTGCCCATGGTGCTCAAAGTGCCCCGGCTAAGAGTCTCCGCCTTGACCCTGTGCAGCCAGCCCTTCTCCATCCTTGGCTTCGGTGACATCGTGGTCCCCGGCTTCCTGGTTGCTTACTGTTGCCGCTTCGATGTGCAAGTCCACTCCCGTCAGGTCTACTTCGTGGCCTGCACCGTGGCCTATGCTGTGGGCCTGCTGGTCACATTCATGGCCATGGTCCTCATGCAGATGGGCCAACCTGCCTTGCTCTACCTCGTGTCCAGCACCCTGCTCACCAGCCTGGCTGTGGCTGCCTGCCGCCAAGAGCTCAGCCTCTTCTGGACTGGCCAGGGCAGAGCTAAGATGTCTGGGCTCTGCTGTGCCCCTTCAGCTGGCTCTAGGCAGAAGCAGGAGGGCGCAGCAGACGCCCACACAGCCAGCACACTTGAGAGAGGCACCAGCCAAGGAGCAGGGGACTTAGACAGCAACCCTGGAGAAGACACCACTGAGATTGTCACCATATCTGAGAATGAAGCCACCAATCCAGAGGACTGCAGTGATAGCTCCGAGGGCTGGAGTGATGCCCACTTGGATCCTAACGAGCTGCCCTTCATCCCCCCTGGGGCCTCGGAGGGGCTGATGCCAGTGATGCCAATGGCCATGCTGATCCCACTCATGCCCCTGATGCCCCCGCCCTCAGAGCTGGACCACATCCATGCCCAGGCCCACGACACTGGCCTGCCCTGGGCGGGACTCCACAAGAGGAAGGGTTTGAAAGTAAGAAAGAGCATGTCGACCCAAGCTCCCTTGTGA